In one Novosphingopyxis iocasae genomic region, the following are encoded:
- the pabB gene encoding aminodeoxychorismate synthase component I, with protein sequence MLPPSGQPFVLLDDARPDGTPARLYRNPVRIIRADEPHELPTLMKTLRGARADGLHVAGYLAYEAGLAMEPALAVRMPSRRPSPLAWFGLFDNWEHFDSAHHADPGGAWLGDWTPEWSRAEYDAAFGAALDLIRAGDVYQVNLTFRSKAAFSGDPRALFAALRSRGAAGYGALVHDGADWLLSFSPELFFSLKGDKVRAKPMKGTAARQVDARADAAAARDLAADPKQRAENLMIVDLLRNDLSRVCMPGSVLAGPLFAVESYPTVHQMVSGVHGQIAPDSDAVDLIEKLFPCGSITGAPKIRAMEVIDGLEKSPRGPYCGAIGRIDANGDAAFNVAIRTLHLQAGSGSVSLGLGSGVVADSVAGKEWAECLAKGEFARVDRQFDLIETMAFDPRAGLIRIERHLERLKESARQLGFECDRHAVRNDLHAATFHLTQPSKVRLMLARSGASAIEVRPAPLHPEAGWMVALAPLPVGPEDFRLSHKTSDRAFYDAPRKAHGGCDEILFTDAAGFLTEGSYSNVFVEKDGVYHTPPLARGLLPGVLRAELIETGQAIEADLRPDDLAHGFLCGNSLRGLVSARLIPTN encoded by the coding sequence ATGCTGCCGCCGTCCGGCCAGCCCTTCGTCCTGTTGGACGATGCGCGGCCGGATGGGACGCCTGCACGGCTCTATCGCAATCCGGTGCGGATCATCCGGGCGGATGAGCCCCATGAGCTGCCGACGCTAATGAAGACATTGCGCGGTGCGCGGGCCGATGGCCTGCATGTGGCGGGTTATCTGGCCTATGAGGCGGGCCTCGCGATGGAACCCGCGCTTGCCGTACGCATGCCCTCCCGCAGGCCGAGTCCGCTGGCCTGGTTCGGACTGTTCGATAATTGGGAGCATTTCGATTCGGCGCATCATGCCGATCCCGGCGGCGCATGGCTTGGCGATTGGACGCCCGAATGGAGCCGCGCAGAATATGATGCGGCCTTCGGTGCGGCGCTCGACCTCATCCGGGCGGGCGATGTGTATCAGGTAAACCTGACCTTCCGCAGCAAGGCGGCTTTTTCCGGCGATCCGCGCGCCTTGTTCGCGGCGCTGAGGAGCCGGGGTGCTGCCGGTTATGGCGCGCTGGTGCATGACGGCGCGGACTGGCTGCTGAGCTTCTCGCCCGAGCTGTTCTTTTCGCTGAAGGGCGACAAGGTGCGGGCCAAGCCGATGAAAGGCACCGCCGCCCGGCAGGTGGATGCCCGCGCCGACGCTGCGGCAGCGCGCGATCTTGCCGCCGATCCCAAGCAGCGCGCGGAAAATCTGATGATCGTCGATCTGCTGCGCAACGATCTATCGCGCGTTTGCATGCCTGGTAGCGTCCTGGCCGGTCCGCTATTTGCCGTGGAAAGCTATCCGACCGTCCATCAAATGGTGTCCGGGGTGCACGGTCAAATCGCGCCGGACAGCGATGCGGTGGACCTTATCGAAAAGCTGTTCCCCTGCGGCTCGATCACCGGCGCGCCGAAAATCCGGGCGATGGAAGTGATAGACGGTCTGGAGAAAAGCCCGCGCGGGCCTTATTGCGGCGCAATCGGCAGGATCGATGCCAATGGCGATGCGGCGTTCAACGTCGCCATCCGGACTTTGCACTTGCAAGCGGGCAGTGGGTCGGTTTCACTCGGCCTTGGATCAGGGGTGGTGGCGGACAGCGTCGCCGGTAAGGAATGGGCCGAATGTCTGGCCAAGGGGGAATTTGCGCGCGTGGACCGGCAATTCGATTTGATCGAGACCATGGCCTTCGATCCGCGTGCGGGGCTGATCCGGATCGAGCGGCATCTGGAGCGGCTGAAGGAGAGCGCGCGGCAGCTCGGCTTCGAATGCGATCGCCATGCTGTGCGCAACGATTTGCACGCGGCGACCTTCCATCTGACCCAACCTTCAAAAGTGCGGCTGATGCTCGCACGGTCGGGCGCGAGCGCGATCGAGGTGCGGCCCGCGCCGTTGCATCCGGAAGCAGGCTGGATGGTAGCACTTGCCCCTCTTCCGGTGGGGCCGGAGGATTTTCGCCTGTCCCACAAGACCAGTGACCGGGCGTTCTATGATGCGCCGCGAAAGGCCCATGGCGGTTGCGACGAGATTTTGTTTACCGATGCGGCGGGATTTCTCACCGAAGGCAGCTACAGCAATGTCTTCGTAGAGAAAGACGGTGTCTACCATACCCCGCCACTTGCACGGGGTCTGCTGCCTGGCGTCCTGCGTGCCGAGCTAATCGAGACCGGGCAGGCGATTGAGGCGGACCTGAGGCCGGACGATCTGGCCCATGGATTTTTGTGCGGCAATAGTCTTCGCGGTCTTGTTTCCGCGCGGCTGATCCCCACAAATTAA
- the msrA gene encoding peptide-methionine (S)-S-oxide reductase MsrA codes for MKKTLVLIAGSAALAGAALSFSPGNGGLISVAHAAEGQHIPQAALRSSESGLKTAVFAGGCFWGLEAVFEHVAGVKKVVDGYAGGSKATANYERIGRGDTGHAESVKITYDPAKIRYDQLLRIFFSVAHDPTQVNQQLPDHGTQYRSMIVPQSNEQLRVAKTYIAQLDKAGVYSRPIATEIETAQPFYMAEEYHQNFAKKNPGHPYIVRWDAPKVSALKRIWPGVYSAKPSA; via the coding sequence ATGAAAAAAACACTCGTCTTGATCGCCGGATCCGCCGCGCTCGCGGGCGCCGCGCTGAGCTTTTCGCCCGGTAATGGCGGACTGATCAGCGTCGCGCATGCGGCCGAAGGTCAGCACATTCCCCAGGCGGCCTTGCGTTCCAGCGAGTCGGGATTGAAAACGGCGGTGTTCGCTGGCGGTTGTTTCTGGGGGCTTGAAGCCGTTTTTGAGCATGTCGCGGGCGTTAAAAAGGTTGTCGACGGATATGCCGGTGGCAGCAAGGCTACCGCGAATTACGAGCGCATCGGCCGCGGAGATACAGGCCATGCCGAATCGGTGAAGATTACTTATGATCCGGCTAAAATCCGTTACGACCAGTTGCTGCGCATCTTCTTTTCGGTTGCGCACGATCCGACGCAGGTCAATCAGCAGTTACCCGATCATGGCACGCAATATCGCAGTATGATCGTGCCCCAGTCGAACGAGCAGCTTCGCGTGGCCAAGACCTATATCGCGCAGCTCGACAAGGCGGGTGTCTATTCCAGACCGATCGCAACCGAGATCGAGACTGCTCAGCCATTTTACATGGCTGAGGAATATCATCAGAACTTCGCGAAGAAGAACCCAGGTCACCCCTACATCGTTCGCTGGGATGCGCCGAAGGTAAGCGCGCTGAAGAGGATCTGGCCGGGCGTCTATTCGGCCAAGCCGTCGGCTTGA
- a CDS encoding CPBP family glutamic-type intramembrane protease: MSDRRGSEDRAALGRFRLYLSLLSVAGLISLVGLPVETLVGGELPAPIWAVRLLILIQPAVLLAGALLLGFWLTPKLGLDAPAIRAAAERRPVLPILLRQIGPAVLAALIVAAILILYQNLVMPRLAGGEFEGLADFAPPAYTRLLYGGIAEEVLTRWGLVSLFAFIGLKLTRRAGPPGRAVLSSAVLIAALLFALGHLPILLGMTGAPPAWLVATVIAGNLVPGLLFGWLFVSRGLEAAMMAHAGAHALAMLGGA, from the coding sequence ATGAGCGATCGGCGCGGTTCAGAGGACCGCGCCGCCTTAGGGCGCTTCCGCCTTTATCTAAGCCTGCTCAGTGTGGCCGGGCTTATAAGCCTGGTTGGTTTGCCCGTCGAGACACTGGTGGGCGGCGAGCTGCCTGCGCCCATATGGGCGGTGCGGCTACTGATCCTGATCCAGCCGGCGGTCCTGCTCGCCGGCGCGCTTCTGCTGGGTTTCTGGCTTACCCCCAAACTCGGTCTAGACGCCCCGGCCATTCGGGCCGCTGCCGAGCGGCGACCGGTATTGCCGATCCTTTTGCGCCAGATCGGCCCGGCCGTTCTCGCCGCGCTCATCGTGGCGGCTATTCTTATTCTCTATCAAAATCTCGTCATGCCGCGCCTCGCTGGCGGCGAATTTGAAGGCTTGGCCGATTTCGCACCCCCGGCCTACACGCGCCTGCTTTATGGCGGCATTGCCGAGGAAGTGCTGACCCGATGGGGCCTCGTCAGCCTGTTCGCTTTTATCGGCCTGAAATTGACGCGGCGCGCCGGACCGCCCGGCAGGGCCGTCTTGTCCAGCGCCGTCCTGATCGCGGCACTGCTGTTTGCTCTCGGCCATCTTCCGATCTTGCTGGGCATGACAGGCGCGCCCCCCGCCTGGCTGGTCGCGACGGTCATAGCGGGCAATCTGGTGCCCGGACTGTTATTTGGATGGCTGTTCGTTTCGCGGGGGCTGGAAGCCGCCATGATGGCGCATGCCGGGGCTCACGCTCTGGCGATGCTGGGCGGCGCCTGA
- the infC gene encoding translation initiation factor IF-3 → MSRRSMTPPPKSGPRFNQFIQSDTVRVIDGEGENLGVMDTRDAIREAAAVGLDLVEVSPNADPPVAKFLDVGKYKYEAQKKANAQRKTQKTQDIKEIKMRPNIDEHDYQVKLKNVVKFIDNGDKVKVTIRFRGREMAHQELGMELLQKLSEDMKEAAKIEAMPRMEGRQMLMVMSPK, encoded by the coding sequence ATGTCCCGGCGTTCGATGACGCCCCCGCCCAAGAGCGGACCGCGCTTCAACCAGTTTATCCAGTCGGACACCGTTCGCGTGATCGATGGCGAGGGCGAAAACCTCGGCGTCATGGATACGCGCGACGCAATCCGGGAAGCAGCCGCAGTAGGTCTCGATCTGGTCGAGGTCTCGCCCAATGCCGATCCGCCGGTCGCGAAGTTCCTGGACGTGGGCAAGTACAAGTACGAGGCCCAGAAAAAGGCCAACGCCCAGCGCAAGACGCAGAAGACGCAGGACATCAAAGAGATCAAGATGCGTCCGAACATCGATGAGCACGATTATCAGGTGAAGCTGAAGAACGTCGTCAAGTTCATCGACAATGGCGACAAGGTGAAGGTAACCATCCGCTTCCGCGGGCGCGAAATGGCCCATCAGGAACTCGGCATGGAGCTGCTCCAGAAATTGTCCGAGGACATGAAGGAAGCCGCCAAGATCGAGGCGATGCCCCGCATGGAAGGCCGTCAGATGCTCATGGTGATGAGCCCCAAATGA
- the thrS gene encoding threonine--tRNA ligase gives MSEMIKITLPDGSAREVERGTTPADVAAAIGPGLAKAAIAAKVNGEMRDIGRPIEEDAELALVTSRDVDEALELARHDYAHVLAEAVQNLFPGTQITFGPATDDGFYYDFAPPADHGQFTEEDLPRIEEEMRRLIAADTPLVREVWTRQQLIQWFEDHGETFKAEWAGELPEGEELTVYRAGDWLDMCRGPHLASTGKLAPDAFKLTRVSGAYWRGDQKNAMLSRIYGTGWLDRKQLKQHLIRLEEAAKRDHRKLGREMDLFHLQEEAHGSVFWHPKGYRIWRELEAYMRRAMDGAGYREIKTPQLMDARQWEQSGHWGKYRENMFVIPDEVPNTEDEGSLVSDDAQWMALKPMNCPAHVLVFKQGIKSYRDLPLRLGEMGCCHRNEPHGALHGLMRVRQFTQDDAHIFCTEDQIVGEVRKFCELADRVYRDFGFTYSIKLALRPEQRFGSDADWDKAEDELRNAVVEAGLATEDYGWEELPGEGAFYAPKLEWHLTDAIGRTWQVGTIQSDRVLPDRLDASYIGEDGEKHRPVMLHRAIFGSYERFIGILIEHFAGKLPTWLAPVQAVVATIVSDADDYAKDVAEKLRAAGLRVETDLRNEKINYKVREHSLAKVPNLLVVGKREAEEGTVALRVLGSDEHQKVLSLDDVIARLSGEAKAPDLN, from the coding sequence GATGCGGAGCTCGCGCTCGTCACCAGCCGCGATGTCGATGAGGCGCTGGAGCTGGCGCGTCACGATTACGCGCATGTGCTGGCCGAGGCGGTGCAGAACCTGTTCCCCGGCACGCAGATCACCTTTGGTCCGGCGACCGACGACGGCTTTTATTACGACTTCGCCCCGCCTGCCGATCACGGCCAGTTCACCGAAGAGGATCTGCCGCGAATCGAAGAGGAGATGCGCCGCCTGATCGCCGCGGATACCCCGCTGGTGCGCGAAGTCTGGACCCGCCAGCAGTTGATCCAGTGGTTCGAGGATCATGGGGAGACGTTCAAGGCCGAGTGGGCCGGCGAGCTGCCCGAGGGCGAGGAACTGACGGTTTACCGGGCGGGCGACTGGCTCGATATGTGCCGCGGTCCGCATCTGGCGAGCACCGGCAAACTGGCGCCGGACGCGTTCAAGCTTACCCGCGTTTCGGGCGCCTATTGGCGCGGCGACCAGAAGAACGCCATGCTGAGCCGCATCTACGGCACGGGCTGGCTCGACCGGAAGCAGCTGAAACAGCATCTCATCCGCCTCGAGGAAGCGGCCAAGCGCGACCACCGCAAGCTGGGCCGCGAGATGGACCTGTTCCATCTGCAGGAAGAGGCGCATGGCAGCGTCTTCTGGCACCCCAAGGGCTATCGCATCTGGCGCGAGCTGGAGGCCTATATGCGCCGCGCCATGGACGGTGCGGGCTACCGCGAGATCAAGACCCCGCAGCTGATGGACGCGCGCCAGTGGGAGCAGTCCGGCCATTGGGGTAAATATCGCGAGAACATGTTCGTGATCCCCGATGAAGTGCCGAACACCGAGGACGAAGGCTCGCTGGTCAGCGACGATGCGCAGTGGATGGCATTGAAGCCCATGAACTGCCCGGCCCATGTGCTGGTCTTCAAGCAGGGCATCAAATCCTATCGCGATCTTCCGCTGCGCCTGGGCGAAATGGGCTGCTGCCATCGCAATGAGCCGCATGGCGCACTGCACGGCCTGATGCGCGTGCGCCAGTTCACGCAGGACGATGCGCACATCTTCTGCACCGAAGACCAGATCGTCGGCGAGGTCCGAAAATTCTGCGAGCTGGCCGACCGCGTCTACCGTGATTTCGGCTTCACCTATTCGATCAAGCTGGCGCTGCGCCCCGAACAGCGCTTCGGTTCGGACGCCGATTGGGACAAGGCCGAAGACGAGCTGCGCAACGCGGTTGTCGAGGCAGGCCTCGCCACCGAAGACTATGGCTGGGAAGAGCTGCCTGGCGAAGGCGCTTTCTATGCGCCCAAGCTGGAATGGCATCTGACCGATGCGATCGGGCGGACCTGGCAGGTCGGCACGATCCAGTCCGACCGCGTGCTGCCCGATCGTCTGGACGCCAGCTATATCGGCGAGGACGGCGAGAAGCATCGCCCGGTGATGCTCCACCGCGCCATCTTCGGCTCCTACGAGCGCTTCATCGGCATCCTGATCGAGCATTTTGCGGGCAAGCTGCCGACCTGGCTTGCCCCGGTGCAGGCGGTGGTCGCCACCATCGTGTCCGACGCGGACGATTATGCGAAAGATGTTGCCGAGAAACTGCGCGCTGCGGGACTGCGCGTGGAGACGGACCTGCGTAACGAAAAGATCAACTACAAGGTGCGCGAGCATTCGCTGGCAAAGGTTCCGAACCTGCTCGTCGTCGGCAAACGCGAGGCGGAGGAGGGCACGGTAGCCCTGCGCGTTCTGGGCAGCGACGAACATCAGAAGGTGCTGAGCCTGGACGATGTCATCGCGCGGCTCTCTGGCGAGGCGAAGGCACCAGATCTTAACTGA